A window from Amblyomma americanum isolate KBUSLIRL-KWMA chromosome 7, ASM5285725v1, whole genome shotgun sequence encodes these proteins:
- the PQBP1 gene encoding poly-glutamine tract binding protein 1: MPLPPALLARLKKRGIVKVADAEPSTTDQPEEEVIAEDYDDVSRPAGGGEVQEGGPVPGCPNKWNLYHECGPFCRQHWGAGKLKESPNTQRKRLHMLRKYPLPEGWSELYDPGTGRHYYWRQGSEDVSWMPPRHPRAKISLPAEKLRELISDADDGQELDSAGSEEDMLDDDDVPLPPRRSRESASSKGSSHGNSDRRGDRMRSNDLDPMDPAAYSDVPRGKWSTGLEKSNEAKTGADTTASGPLYQMRPYPSPGAVLRLNAGNRRQQSDDEDDD; encoded by the exons ATGCCTCTTCCACCAGCTCTTCTAGCCAGGTTGAAAAAGCGGGGAATTGTGAAAGTCGCCGATGCTGAACCGTCAACAA CTGACCAGCCTGAGGAAGAGGTCATTGCTGAAGACTATGATGACGTCAGCCGGCCAGCGGGTGGTGGCGAGGTGCAAGAGGGTGGACCTGTTCCTGGGTGTCCGAACAAGTGGAACCTGTACCATGAGTGTGGCCCGTTCTGCCGCCAGCACTGGGGTGCTGGCAAGCTGAAGGAGTCACCAAACACACAGCGCAAGCGTTTGCACATGCTGCGCAAATATCCCCTGCCAGAGGGCTGGAGTGAACTCTACGATCCTGGGAC TGGAAGGCACTACTACTGGAGGCAAGGCAGTGAGGATGTCTCATGGATGCCACCCCGGCACCCCAGGGCAAAGATTTCACTGCCTGCTGAGAAGCTCCGAG AGCTTATATCTGACGCTGATGATGGTCAAGAATTGGACAGTGCT GGCTCGGAAGAAGATATGCTAGATGATGACGACGTTCCCCTCCCACCCCGGCGCTCTCGCGAATCTGCAAGCTCTAAAGGATCATCCCATGGCAACTCGGATCGTCGTG GAGACCGTATGCGGAGCAACGACCTGGACCCCATGGATCCGGCTGCATACTCTGATGTTCCTCG TGGCAAGTGGTCCACAGGCCTGGAGAAGAGCAATGAAGCCAAGACAGGTGCCGACACGACTGCAAGTGGGCCACTCTACCAGATGCGTCCATACCCTAGTCCTGGAGCTGTCCTTCGCCTTAATGCTGGCAACCGTCGGCAGCAGTCTGACGATGAAGATGATGATTGA
- the LOC144098387 gene encoding coagulation factor IX-like gives MLAVLLASLLGAAASPAELPWSRVGPGVSAEGCDPAPGSADRFYWLRDGRRLASPAPDRFWEPGAYVCVREGNRTVSLQRALLVAEEVGVCFAADRAAPSRRRRVADGVRARDAPWVAQLLVAGRFLCGSSLIGQRWALTAAHCLPEGNDTALALALGATRQNGPRVGVLRALPHPDYVRGSPSREHDVALLLLERPRRRRLSVACLPPAEGYLERFSQGVLFGWGRVGPRGGPALRLQEASLPIVTSRERCEAAVENVAPTAFCAGFGEAYRADACEGDSGGPLVGFVDERPVLLGIVSWGHACARPFTFGVYTRVDSYLDWIRGHVLRAV, from the coding sequence ATGCTCGCCGTGCTTCTCGCCTCCCTGCTGGGGGCCGCAGCGTCGCCCGCGGAGCTGCCCTGGTCGCGGGTGGGGCCCGGCGTCTCCGCAGAGGGCTGCGACCCGGCGCCCGGCTCGGCCGACCGCTTCTACTGGCTGCGCGACGGCCGGCGGTTGGCGTCGCCAGCACCCGACCGGTTCTGGGAGCCCGGCGCCTACGTGTGCGTGCGCGAGGGCAACCGGACGGTCAGCCTGCAGCGGGCCCTGCTTGTCGCCGAGGAGGTCGGAGTGTGCTTTGCGGCCGACCGGGCCGCGCCGAGCCGTCGCCGCCGCGTCGCGGACGGCGTCCGCGCACGGGACGCACCCTGGGTGGCGCAGCTCTTGGTGGCGGGGCGATTTCTGTGCGGCAGCAGCCTGATCGGCCAGCGCTGGGCCCTCACGGCTGCCCACTGCCTGCCCGAGGGCAACGACACCGCCCTGGCTCTGGCGCTTGGGGCGACGCGGCAGAACGGGCCGCGGGTCGGCGTGCTGCGCGCGCTTCCGCACCCGGACTACGTGCGCGGCTCCCCGTCGCGCGAGCACGACGTCGCCCTGCTGCTGCTGGAGCGgccccggcggcggcggctctcCGTGGCCTGCCTCCCGCCAGCCGAGGGCTACTTGGAGCGCTTCTCGCAGGGCGTGCTCTTCGGCTGGGGCCGCGTGGGGCCCCGGGGCGGCCCCGCGCTCCGGCTGCAGGAGGCCTCGCTGCCCATCGTCACGAGTCGCGAGCGCTGCGAGGCGGCCGTGGAAAACGTGGCGCCGACGGCCTTCTGCGCGGGATTCGGCGAGGCTTACCGCGCGGACGCCTGCGAGGGGGACAGCGGGGGCCCACTGGTCGGCTTCGTCGACGAGCGGCCTGTCCTGCTGGGCATCGTCAGCTGGGGCCACGCGTGCGCCCGGCCCTTCACTTTCGGCGTGTACACGCGCGTGGACAGTTACCTGGACTGGATTCGCGGCCACGTCCTGAGAGCGGTCTGA